A window from Cryobacterium sp. SO1 encodes these proteins:
- a CDS encoding extracellular solute-binding protein yields MKKSLLSVVSLGAVAALALSGCSAGGSETESQTIKVAYQKFGAFIQVDNHMKAVKEAFEAANEGLTVELVPIEAQENDYATKLALMNKSAATAPDVMYEDTFRVQSDSDAGYLAPLDEYTSEWEDWDSFYDNAKNAGLGSDGKTYGVPMGTDTRAIWYNKDLFAEAGLPVPFEPTTWEEVLDAAATVKAELPDVIPLNVYSGKAQGEAASMQGFEMLLYGTEDTLYNTDDQKWVTGSQGFVDSLGFIEDVYQGDLGPTPEQALDKNVGNLVSGEWLPQGKLAMGIDGSWLSGTWLEEGTAPWAEWDTVMGQAAMPTQDGAEPGATSMSGGWTLAMGSKSTKKDAAWDFISLALNKDNSQAYDIAASQIAVRDDVSQDPDYQAANPTFGFFSEIVANTHFRPATSDYAQISSAITVAMEAVMTGQQSPKDAAAAYDQAVVGIVGEENTESAE; encoded by the coding sequence ATGAAGAAATCACTCTTGTCGGTTGTGTCGTTGGGGGCGGTGGCGGCGCTGGCTCTGTCCGGGTGTTCGGCGGGCGGCTCCGAGACCGAGTCCCAGACGATCAAGGTGGCTTATCAGAAGTTCGGCGCCTTCATCCAGGTGGACAACCACATGAAGGCCGTCAAAGAAGCGTTCGAGGCCGCCAACGAGGGACTCACCGTGGAGCTCGTGCCGATCGAGGCGCAGGAGAACGACTATGCCACCAAGCTCGCTCTCATGAACAAATCGGCAGCCACCGCGCCGGATGTCATGTACGAAGACACCTTCCGGGTGCAGTCCGACAGCGACGCGGGATACCTGGCCCCGCTCGACGAATACACCTCGGAGTGGGAGGACTGGGACAGCTTCTACGACAACGCCAAGAACGCCGGTCTCGGCAGCGACGGCAAGACCTACGGCGTCCCGATGGGAACCGACACCCGGGCCATTTGGTACAACAAGGACCTCTTCGCCGAGGCCGGGCTGCCCGTGCCCTTCGAGCCGACGACCTGGGAAGAGGTGCTCGACGCCGCCGCGACGGTGAAGGCCGAACTGCCGGACGTGATTCCACTGAACGTCTACTCGGGTAAGGCCCAGGGCGAAGCCGCCTCGATGCAGGGCTTCGAAATGCTTCTGTACGGCACCGAAGACACGCTGTACAACACCGACGACCAGAAGTGGGTCACCGGCTCACAGGGCTTCGTCGACTCGCTCGGCTTCATCGAAGACGTGTACCAGGGCGACCTGGGCCCCACCCCCGAGCAGGCCCTCGACAAGAACGTGGGCAACCTCGTCTCCGGCGAATGGTTGCCCCAGGGCAAGCTCGCGATGGGCATCGACGGGTCCTGGCTCAGCGGCACCTGGCTCGAAGAAGGCACTGCACCCTGGGCCGAATGGGACACGGTGATGGGCCAGGCCGCCATGCCCACCCAGGACGGCGCTGAACCAGGAGCCACGAGCATGTCGGGCGGCTGGACGCTGGCCATGGGGTCCAAGTCGACCAAGAAGGATGCCGCCTGGGACTTCATCTCCCTGGCACTGAACAAGGACAACTCCCAGGCCTACGACATCGCCGCCAGCCAGATCGCCGTACGTGACGACGTCTCCCAGGACCCGGACTACCAGGCCGCGAACCCCACCTTCGGGTTCTTCTCCGAAATCGTGGCAAACACACACTTCCGTCCGGCCACCAGCGACTACGCGCAGATCTCCAGCGCGATCACCGTGGCCATGGAAGCCGTGATGACGGGTCAGCAAAGCCCCAAGGACGCGGCAGCGGCCTACGACCAAGCAGTGGTCGGCATCGTCGGTGAAGAGAACACCGAGAGCGCGGAGTAG
- a CDS encoding carbohydrate ABC transporter permease: MARPAERPGRGTSPRPGRARAATHRSLVRSIPLLPAVVLLAIFLLGPVISSFYGSFTNASLSGASAQDSAFVGFDNYAALFADPDFPKSVLLTLVFLVASAIVGQNILGLGLALLMRSSNRLVRSLVGTFVVTAWVLPEIVASFAAYAFFNDTGTLNNLLAAVGIDGPNWLYALPMLSVILANIWRGTAFSMLVYSAALQDVPPEITESAEVDGARGWQRLVFITIPMIRRSISTNLMLTTLQTLSVFTLIFVMTGGGPGTDSSTLPVLAYQEAFQFGQLGFGTAIATIMLLVGAAFSVAYIRALKPEVD, encoded by the coding sequence CTGGCGCGACCTGCTGAACGGCCCGGCCGAGGGACATCCCCTCGGCCTGGCCGGGCACGGGCCGCGACCCACCGTTCCCTGGTTCGGAGCATCCCGCTGCTGCCCGCGGTCGTGCTCCTCGCGATCTTCCTTCTCGGGCCGGTGATCAGCTCCTTCTACGGTTCCTTCACGAACGCGTCACTGTCCGGGGCATCCGCCCAGGATTCGGCGTTCGTGGGCTTCGACAACTATGCGGCGCTCTTTGCCGACCCGGACTTCCCCAAGTCGGTGCTGCTCACCCTGGTGTTCCTGGTCGCCTCGGCGATCGTGGGGCAAAACATTCTCGGGCTGGGGCTGGCCCTGTTGATGCGATCCTCCAACCGCCTGGTCCGCTCCCTCGTGGGTACCTTCGTGGTGACGGCCTGGGTGCTGCCGGAGATCGTGGCCTCCTTCGCCGCCTATGCCTTCTTCAACGACACCGGAACGCTGAACAACCTGCTCGCCGCCGTCGGTATCGACGGGCCGAACTGGCTGTACGCGCTGCCGATGCTCTCGGTGATCCTCGCCAACATCTGGCGGGGCACGGCCTTCTCTATGCTCGTCTACTCGGCGGCGCTGCAGGATGTGCCGCCGGAGATCACCGAATCGGCGGAGGTCGACGGTGCGCGCGGCTGGCAGCGGCTGGTGTTCATCACCATCCCGATGATCCGCCGCAGTATCTCCACCAACCTCATGCTGACTACCCTGCAGACCCTGTCGGTCTTCACCCTGATCTTCGTGATGACCGGCGGCGGACCTGGCACCGACAGTTCGACCTTGCCGGTGCTGGCCTATCAGGAGGCCTTCCAGTTCGGGCAGCTCGGTTTCGGAACCGCGATCGCCACCATCATGCTGCTCGTCGGCGCGGCCTTCTCGGTCGCGTACATTCGGGCGCTCAAGCCGGAGGTTGATTGA
- a CDS encoding carbohydrate ABC transporter permease, which produces MGMTSPSRRVMKAASNGVLLLVTVAFALPLIWLVLASVDTRATLSIKLPEAFSLQNFTDVMTPETAFIPLLNSLFLAGGCAVITVTVAVLAAYPLSRYKMRVNKPFLYGVLFGTCLPITAMMVPVYALFVAFNLIDSLAGTTLFLAATSLPIAIYMTKNFMDSVPVSLEEAAWMDGASMLTTLTRIVIPLMRPGLAVVFIFVFIGAWGNFFVPFVLLLSPDKLPAAVSIFSFFGQYGTVAYGQLAAFSLLYSLPVITLYVFVSRVLGGSSAMAGAIKG; this is translated from the coding sequence ATGGGGATGACCTCACCGAGCAGACGGGTCATGAAGGCCGCCTCCAACGGAGTGCTGTTGCTCGTCACCGTCGCTTTCGCGTTGCCGTTGATCTGGCTGGTCCTCGCCTCGGTGGATACCCGAGCGACCCTGTCGATCAAACTGCCGGAAGCGTTCTCGTTGCAGAACTTCACCGATGTGATGACGCCGGAAACGGCGTTCATCCCGCTGCTGAACAGCCTGTTCCTGGCCGGCGGCTGCGCCGTGATCACGGTGACCGTTGCCGTGCTGGCCGCGTACCCGCTGTCGCGTTACAAGATGCGGGTGAACAAGCCCTTTCTCTATGGGGTGCTGTTCGGAACCTGCCTGCCGATCACGGCCATGATGGTTCCCGTGTATGCGCTGTTCGTGGCGTTCAACCTCATCGACTCGCTGGCCGGAACGACTCTGTTCCTCGCGGCGACGAGCCTGCCGATCGCGATCTACATGACCAAGAACTTCATGGACAGCGTGCCGGTGAGCCTCGAGGAGGCCGCCTGGATGGACGGTGCATCCATGTTGACCACCCTCACCCGGATCGTGATTCCGCTCATGCGGCCTGGCCTGGCTGTGGTGTTCATCTTTGTGTTCATCGGCGCCTGGGGCAATTTCTTCGTGCCTTTTGTGCTGCTGCTCTCACCCGACAAACTCCCGGCGGCCGTGAGCATCTTCTCGTTCTTCGGGCAATACGGAACGGTCGCCTACGGGCAGCTGGCCGCATTCTCCCTTCTCTATTCCCTCCCGGTCATCACGCTGTACGTCTTCGTATCGCGTGTCCTCGGTGGTTCATCGGCCATGGCCGGTGCCATCAAGGGCTGA
- a CDS encoding glycoside hydrolase family 38 C-terminal domain-containing protein, whose amino-acid sequence MHDTTTLIRARIRRFVSERVTPALYCTATPLTISAWEVPDEPVPFADAVDQEFTPFAIGLPWGKPWGTTWFHVTGVVPEDWSRFAHLDTRTELLVDLGFLSGQAGFQAEGLVYDPEGRIVKAVEPFNNYVPLQVGPGGVIDVYVEAASNPDVGSDWAFQPTAVGDKATAGTDPIYRLRRMDVALLDSQVWQLDRDIWTLVGLMEELSADLPRTAEIMRALEAVTDAMDPDDVSGTAHLGRAILAPILALPAYASAHRVVAVGHAHIDSAWLWPVRETVRKCARTFSNVLHLMDEDPNFIFACSSAQQYAWMKEHYPQLFERIRERAIEGRFVPVGGMWVESDTNMPGGEALARQLLAGKTFFMREFGVEPLEVWLPDSFGYTAAFPQIVTAAGSKYFLTQKISWNETNTMPHHTFNWEGIDGTRVFTHFPPVDTYNSLLSGEELARAQRQYSEKGASNVSLVPFGYGDGGGGPTREMLAAAKRTESLEGSPSVRIASPRAFFEEAEASYPQPPVWSGELYLEFHRGTYTSQAKTKSGNRRSEHLLREAELWATAATLRTGAAYPHERIEAAWQTVLLNQFHDILPGSSIAWVHQVAEASYAAVRGELEDVISQALAALAGPDAAEPVVFNASPFAVAGVPALSAAPRTEPAPLRAEARDGGFVLENETVRVVIDARGLLTSLVELSTGREAVPAGEPGNVLQLFRDTPTQWDAWDLDEHYQRTGVELLEADAVILASQEPGRATVRVTRSFGSSTVSQDLTLLGDQATLDIVTTVHWHERQKLLKLAFPLDVHADRAASEIQFGHIYRPTHVNTSWDAARFETCAHRWVFVGEPGFGVAVANDSTYGHDIGRRTRAGGGTTTTVRESLLRAPTFPDPTADQGVHVLRTSIGITPDVIGAAEQGYRVNLPLREMSGSAVEPVVTSTAPSIVIEAVKLAEDRSGDVIVRLYEARGSRAMGTVQFGFPVGRIVENDILERTIEPVAVTAPADNGVQLGLRAFQIVTLRVSVA is encoded by the coding sequence GTGCACGACACCACCACCCTCATCCGCGCCCGTATCCGCCGATTCGTCAGCGAACGCGTCACCCCCGCGCTCTACTGCACCGCCACCCCCCTCACGATCTCGGCGTGGGAGGTCCCCGATGAACCCGTGCCGTTCGCCGACGCCGTCGACCAGGAGTTCACCCCGTTCGCCATCGGTTTACCGTGGGGCAAGCCGTGGGGCACCACCTGGTTCCATGTGACCGGGGTCGTCCCCGAAGACTGGTCGCGGTTCGCCCACCTCGACACCCGCACCGAGCTCCTCGTCGACCTGGGTTTCCTCTCCGGTCAGGCCGGATTCCAGGCTGAGGGTCTCGTCTACGACCCCGAGGGGCGCATCGTGAAGGCCGTGGAGCCGTTCAACAACTACGTGCCCCTCCAGGTCGGGCCCGGCGGCGTGATCGACGTCTATGTCGAGGCCGCCTCCAACCCCGACGTCGGCAGCGACTGGGCCTTCCAGCCCACTGCGGTGGGGGACAAGGCCACCGCGGGAACCGACCCGATCTACCGGCTCCGCCGCATGGACGTGGCCCTGCTGGACAGTCAGGTCTGGCAGCTGGACCGGGACATCTGGACACTTGTCGGCCTGATGGAGGAACTGAGCGCCGACCTGCCCCGCACCGCGGAGATCATGCGCGCGCTCGAGGCCGTGACCGACGCGATGGACCCCGACGACGTGAGCGGAACCGCGCACCTGGGCCGCGCCATCCTCGCACCGATTCTGGCCCTGCCGGCGTATGCCAGTGCCCACCGTGTGGTGGCCGTCGGCCACGCGCACATCGACTCGGCCTGGCTGTGGCCGGTGCGGGAAACCGTGCGCAAATGCGCGCGCACCTTCTCGAACGTGCTGCACCTCATGGACGAAGACCCGAACTTCATCTTCGCCTGCTCGTCTGCCCAGCAATACGCCTGGATGAAGGAGCATTACCCGCAGCTGTTCGAGCGCATCCGCGAACGCGCCATCGAGGGCCGGTTCGTGCCGGTCGGCGGGATGTGGGTGGAGTCCGACACCAACATGCCCGGCGGTGAAGCCCTGGCCCGCCAACTGCTCGCCGGCAAAACGTTCTTCATGCGGGAGTTCGGTGTGGAACCCCTGGAGGTGTGGCTGCCCGACTCGTTCGGTTACACGGCCGCCTTCCCACAGATCGTGACCGCGGCGGGCTCCAAGTACTTCCTCACCCAGAAGATCAGTTGGAACGAAACCAACACCATGCCGCATCACACCTTCAATTGGGAGGGCATCGACGGCACCCGGGTGTTCACCCACTTCCCGCCCGTGGATACCTACAACTCCCTGCTGTCCGGCGAGGAGTTGGCCCGGGCCCAGCGCCAGTACTCCGAAAAGGGTGCGTCGAACGTGTCGCTGGTTCCCTTCGGGTATGGCGACGGCGGCGGAGGACCGACCCGCGAGATGCTCGCCGCCGCGAAGCGCACCGAATCGTTGGAGGGCTCACCCAGTGTGCGGATCGCCTCGCCACGGGCGTTCTTCGAGGAGGCCGAAGCGTCCTACCCCCAGCCGCCGGTCTGGTCGGGGGAGCTCTACCTCGAGTTCCACCGAGGCACCTACACCTCGCAGGCCAAAACCAAGTCCGGCAACCGGCGCAGCGAGCACCTGCTGCGCGAGGCCGAGCTCTGGGCGACCGCGGCAACCCTCCGCACCGGAGCGGCCTACCCCCACGAGCGCATCGAGGCGGCCTGGCAGACCGTGCTGCTGAACCAGTTCCACGACATCCTGCCCGGCAGCTCCATCGCCTGGGTGCACCAGGTCGCCGAGGCGTCCTATGCGGCGGTACGTGGGGAGCTCGAGGACGTGATCTCCCAGGCACTCGCCGCGCTGGCGGGGCCGGATGCCGCTGAACCGGTGGTGTTCAACGCCTCACCGTTCGCCGTCGCAGGGGTGCCCGCGCTCTCCGCGGCGCCCCGCACCGAACCAGCGCCGCTGCGGGCTGAGGCACGGGACGGCGGGTTCGTGCTCGAAAACGAGACGGTGCGGGTGGTCATCGACGCCCGGGGGCTGCTCACTTCGCTGGTGGAGCTCAGCACGGGGCGCGAGGCTGTCCCGGCCGGCGAACCGGGAAACGTTCTGCAGCTGTTCCGGGACACCCCCACCCAGTGGGATGCCTGGGACCTCGATGAGCACTACCAGCGCACCGGCGTGGAACTGCTCGAGGCCGACGCGGTGATCCTGGCCTCGCAGGAACCCGGACGGGCGACAGTGCGGGTGACCCGAAGCTTCGGGTCCTCCACGGTGTCGCAGGACCTCACCCTGCTGGGCGATCAGGCGACGCTGGACATCGTCACGACGGTGCATTGGCACGAGCGGCAGAAGCTCCTCAAGCTGGCCTTCCCGCTGGATGTGCACGCCGACCGGGCGGCATCCGAGATTCAGTTCGGGCACATCTACCGGCCCACCCACGTGAACACCTCGTGGGATGCCGCCCGTTTCGAAACCTGCGCCCACCGGTGGGTGTTCGTGGGTGAGCCGGGCTTCGGAGTAGCCGTGGCCAACGACTCGACCTACGGCCACGACATCGGCCGGCGCACCCGCGCCGGTGGTGGAACCACGACCACGGTGCGCGAGTCGCTGCTCCGAGCGCCGACCTTCCCGGACCCCACCGCCGACCAGGGGGTGCACGTGCTGCGCACCTCGATCGGCATCACACCGGATGTGATCGGTGCTGCCGAGCAGGGCTACCGCGTCAACCTGCCGCTCCGCGAGATGTCAGGATCGGCCGTGGAACCCGTGGTGACGAGCACGGCACCGTCGATCGTGATCGAGGCCGTGAAACTGGCCGAGGACCGGTCGGGCGACGTGATCGTGCGGCTCTATGAGGCGCGCGGATCCCGGGCCATGGGCACCGTGCAGTTCGGCTTCCCGGTGGGGCGGATCGTGGAGAACGACATCCTCGAGCGCACAATCGAACCCGTCGCGGTCACGGCGCCGGCGGACAACGGAGTGCAGCTGGGCCTTCGTGCGTTCCAGATCGTCACCCTGCGGGTGTCGGTCGCGTAA
- a CDS encoding LysE family transporter: protein MQFSLWVALVGAGTLISFTPGAGAINTMSNALNSGFRRSIWGILGQQAALLIHIVIVALGVGLLVTSSPIAFNVIRYAGAAYLVYLGIRQFFARPELDAERARALSEEPRRSMFQRGLWVNLLNPKAIVFFLAFLPQFIRVDQPLAAQYLIVAATVVVIDVAVMWFFFAVAARAFQRFTRDAPGQRVVNRVFGVLFVAVGVLLAVIH from the coding sequence ATGCAGTTCTCCCTGTGGGTGGCCCTGGTCGGCGCGGGCACCCTGATCAGCTTCACGCCAGGCGCAGGGGCCATCAACACCATGAGCAATGCCCTGAACTCGGGCTTTCGCCGCTCGATCTGGGGCATCCTCGGCCAGCAGGCCGCTTTGCTCATCCACATCGTCATCGTGGCGCTCGGGGTCGGTCTGCTCGTGACCAGTTCGCCGATCGCGTTCAACGTCATTCGCTACGCGGGCGCCGCCTACCTCGTCTATCTGGGCATCCGGCAATTTTTCGCCAGGCCAGAGCTCGACGCCGAGCGAGCCAGGGCTTTGAGCGAGGAGCCGCGCAGGTCGATGTTCCAGCGCGGACTGTGGGTGAACCTGCTCAACCCCAAGGCGATTGTGTTCTTCCTGGCGTTCCTGCCCCAGTTCATCCGGGTCGACCAGCCGTTGGCGGCCCAGTATCTGATCGTCGCGGCCACCGTCGTAGTGATCGACGTCGCGGTGATGTGGTTCTTCTTCGCGGTGGCCGCCCGCGCCTTCCAGCGATTCACCCGCGACGCACCCGGCCAGCGGGTCGTGAACCGCGTCTTCGGCGTGCTCTTTGTGGCCGTCGGCGTTTTGCTGGCGGTCATTCACTGA
- a CDS encoding PadR family transcriptional regulator: MGNSFPSSGFGSGMNADGMWQAMDQLRSKFEKRVGTRMGRGDVRQAVLALLAEQPMHGYQIIHEIEERSGGSWKPSAGSVYPTLQLLADEGLIRAEESNGRKTYSLTDAGREEVAGSDGSTPWAPDSSTEDAKFTALPKAGIELAQAAAQVGRTGSPEQIKQAVAAIDEARRRIYSILAQD; this comes from the coding sequence ATGGGCAATTCATTTCCCAGCAGTGGGTTCGGCAGCGGCATGAACGCCGACGGCATGTGGCAGGCGATGGACCAGCTGCGTTCGAAGTTCGAGAAACGCGTCGGCACCCGCATGGGTCGCGGTGACGTGCGCCAGGCGGTGCTCGCGCTGCTCGCCGAGCAGCCGATGCACGGCTACCAGATCATCCACGAGATCGAGGAGCGCAGCGGCGGCAGCTGGAAGCCCAGCGCCGGCTCTGTCTACCCCACCCTGCAGCTGTTGGCCGATGAGGGTCTCATCCGTGCAGAGGAGTCCAACGGCCGCAAGACGTACTCGCTCACCGACGCAGGCCGCGAGGAGGTCGCCGGCTCGGACGGATCGACGCCGTGGGCGCCGGACAGCTCGACCGAGGACGCCAAGTTCACGGCTCTGCCGAAGGCCGGTATCGAGTTGGCCCAGGCGGCCGCGCAGGTCGGCCGCACCGGCTCTCCGGAACAGATCAAGCAGGCCGTGGCCGCGATCGACGAAGCACGTCGTCGGATTTATTCGATCCTCGCCCAGGACTGA
- a CDS encoding AarF/ABC1/UbiB kinase family protein: MPSVRRDSPSVNPGAGDTRARYRRILRFAGWNLAVTWFYELLLPRIGLAKLAERTRAKRMTRFAQRFHVLAVDLGGLMIKVGQFLSSRLDVLPPEITSELEGLQDEVPPVPFAAIRALAESELGMPLERAYAWVDETPVAAASLGQAHRAMLSPQDAADTGLEAVVIKVQRPGIDTIVDVDLAALRKVGGWLSHVRLVSNRVDAPALVEEFALTSLEEIDYLHEAAGSVRFAEEFEGDDRVSVPAVVWERSTRRVLTLEDVTAIKITDTVGLGLAGIDPADVAPVFAAVMFDQLFSSGFFHADPHPGNIFVTPVPDDPTGRGWKLTFIDFGMMGEVPPTTRAGLRKMLIAAASRDGSGMVNAARDLGVLLPSAETSELEKAMKQLFARFGGMGFAELREVDPREFRDFAIQFGAVVRALPFQLPENFLLIIRAMSLTSGVCSSLNPAFNLWDSVEPYASQLIREEGGNVVQDFGKQALENAGIAWRLPKRLDGLVTRFEDGTVAVASPGLEKRVARLERTVGRAVSALLFAALLIAGAVLRADDAVLGAVLMIGSALPLLHALLSGRTDR, from the coding sequence GTGCCATCGGTTCGTCGGGATTCACCGAGCGTGAATCCCGGCGCGGGGGATACGCGTGCCAGGTACCGCCGCATCCTCCGTTTCGCCGGCTGGAATCTGGCCGTCACCTGGTTCTACGAGCTGCTCTTACCGCGGATCGGGCTCGCGAAACTGGCCGAGCGCACCCGCGCCAAGCGGATGACCCGCTTCGCGCAACGCTTCCACGTGCTCGCGGTGGACCTGGGCGGGCTGATGATCAAGGTGGGCCAGTTCCTGTCGTCGCGCCTGGACGTGCTGCCGCCGGAGATCACCTCCGAGCTCGAGGGCTTGCAGGACGAGGTGCCGCCGGTGCCGTTCGCGGCGATCCGGGCACTCGCCGAGTCCGAGCTGGGCATGCCGCTCGAGCGGGCGTACGCGTGGGTCGATGAGACGCCGGTGGCGGCGGCATCCCTCGGTCAGGCGCACCGCGCCATGCTCTCTCCGCAAGACGCCGCCGACACCGGCCTCGAAGCCGTGGTGATCAAGGTGCAACGGCCCGGCATCGACACCATCGTCGACGTCGACCTGGCGGCCCTGCGCAAGGTGGGCGGCTGGCTCAGCCACGTGCGCCTGGTCTCAAACCGGGTGGATGCGCCGGCGCTGGTGGAGGAGTTCGCGCTGACCAGCCTGGAGGAGATCGACTACCTGCACGAGGCCGCCGGCTCGGTGCGCTTCGCCGAGGAATTCGAGGGCGACGACAGGGTGAGCGTGCCCGCCGTGGTGTGGGAGCGCTCCACCCGGCGCGTGCTCACCCTCGAGGATGTGACCGCGATCAAGATCACCGACACCGTCGGGCTCGGCCTGGCCGGGATCGATCCAGCGGACGTGGCCCCGGTCTTCGCCGCGGTGATGTTCGACCAGCTGTTCAGTAGCGGGTTTTTTCACGCCGACCCGCACCCGGGCAACATCTTCGTCACCCCGGTGCCGGATGACCCGACCGGTCGGGGCTGGAAACTCACCTTCATCGACTTCGGCATGATGGGGGAGGTGCCGCCGACCACCCGGGCGGGCCTTCGCAAGATGCTCATCGCGGCCGCGTCGCGCGACGGCAGCGGCATGGTCAACGCCGCCCGCGACCTGGGCGTGTTGCTGCCCTCGGCCGAAACCTCCGAGCTGGAGAAGGCGATGAAGCAGCTCTTCGCCCGGTTCGGCGGCATGGGCTTCGCCGAGCTGCGCGAGGTGGACCCGCGGGAGTTCCGCGACTTCGCCATCCAGTTCGGCGCCGTGGTGCGGGCGCTGCCCTTCCAGCTGCCGGAGAACTTCCTGCTCATCATCCGGGCGATGTCCCTCACGTCCGGGGTCTGCAGCTCACTGAACCCCGCATTCAACCTCTGGGACTCGGTCGAACCCTACGCCTCGCAGCTCATCCGCGAAGAGGGCGGCAACGTCGTGCAGGACTTCGGGAAACAGGCCCTCGAGAACGCCGGGATCGCCTGGCGGCTGCCCAAACGGTTGGACGGGCTCGTCACTCGCTTCGAGGACGGCACCGTGGCGGTGGCCAGCCCGGGCCTGGAAAAACGGGTCGCCCGGCTGGAACGCACCGTGGGACGAGCGGTGTCGGCGCTGCTGTTCGCCGCCCTGCTCATCGCCGGTGCGGTGCTCCGCGCGGACGACGCCGTGCTCGGTGCGGTGCTGATGATCGGGTCGGCCCTGCCACTGTTGCACGCCCTGCTGTCCGGCCGCACCGATCGCTGA
- a CDS encoding DUF4342 domain-containing protein: protein MTDDKTRYEEFKISGDDLLTKVRELLHEGNVRRVFLKNEEGATILEIPLTAGLAVTVITAAFSPVLVAVGAIAALLAQVTVGVERPVSDTEQPTGEPPAPSGTPDER, encoded by the coding sequence ATGACTGACGACAAGACCCGCTACGAAGAGTTCAAGATCTCTGGAGACGACCTCCTCACCAAGGTGCGCGAACTCCTCCACGAAGGAAACGTGCGCCGGGTGTTCCTCAAAAACGAGGAGGGCGCAACCATTCTGGAGATCCCGCTGACGGCCGGTCTGGCCGTCACCGTGATCACCGCCGCGTTCTCCCCCGTCCTGGTCGCGGTCGGCGCCATCGCCGCCCTGCTCGCTCAGGTCACCGTGGGCGTCGAACGCCCCGTGAGCGACACCGAGCAGCCCACCGGCGAGCCCCCTGCTCCTTCGGGCACTCCCGACGAGCGCTGA
- a CDS encoding DNA alkylation repair protein: protein MAETILAGTTVAAVMADLAALENPQIRAVNANHGDDHGVNLTQLRAVAKRLKTQPELARELWQTGDTAARLLAILICRPKAFDRDDLDRMLRAAGTPKVQDWLVNYVMKKNPHAEELRVAWFADPDAVVASAGWALTSERVATSPDGLDLAGLLDLIEAEMKDAPERLQWAMNHCLAQIGIEHAEYRVRALAIGERLQVLKDYPTPPGCTSPFAPAWITEMVSRRLPIENTPPT, encoded by the coding sequence ATGGCCGAGACGATACTGGCCGGCACGACGGTAGCCGCAGTGATGGCCGATCTGGCCGCGCTGGAGAACCCGCAGATCCGCGCGGTGAACGCCAACCACGGCGACGACCACGGCGTCAATCTCACCCAGCTGCGCGCCGTCGCCAAGCGGTTGAAGACCCAACCGGAGCTGGCCCGCGAACTCTGGCAGACCGGGGACACCGCGGCACGGCTGCTGGCGATCCTGATCTGCCGCCCGAAGGCGTTCGACCGTGACGACCTGGACCGGATGCTCCGCGCAGCGGGCACCCCCAAGGTGCAGGACTGGCTCGTGAACTACGTGATGAAGAAGAACCCGCACGCCGAAGAGCTCCGCGTGGCCTGGTTCGCCGATCCCGACGCCGTGGTCGCCAGCGCCGGCTGGGCGCTGACCAGCGAACGCGTGGCCACATCCCCCGATGGCCTCGACCTGGCCGGGCTGCTCGACCTCATCGAGGCCGAGATGAAGGATGCGCCGGAGCGCCTGCAATGGGCCATGAACCACTGCCTCGCCCAGATCGGGATCGAGCACGCCGAGTATCGCGTGCGCGCCCTGGCCATCGGCGAGCGACTGCAGGTCCTCAAGGACTACCCGACTCCCCCGGGCTGCACCTCACCCTTCGCGCCCGCCTGGATCACCGAGATGGTGAGCCGCCGACTCCCGATCGAAAACACGCCCCCCACCTGA